The proteins below are encoded in one region of Amorphus orientalis:
- a CDS encoding branched-chain amino acid ABC transporter permease — translation MSEPTDKTAPPAPSDPVRLIARKTAWGPMEIIFWLAALASVFFLPKSYLLLNDIAILALFALSLDLLLGYAGILSLGHAAFFGLGAYAAGLFSIHVSAEPVTGLLVAGVAAGILGFLSSFLVLRGSDLTRLMITLGVALMLLEAANQWRSLTGGADGLSGMVMDPILGMFAFDLWGKTAYIYSLTTLFILFVIARRLVNAPFGLSLKAVKGNWTRATTVGVAGNRRLVAIYTIAAVYAGIAGGLLAQTSQFVSLDVLAFQRSADGLLVLVIGGTGYLYGGLIGAIIFKLMHDTIAALTPQYWLFWLGLVLVVIVMVGRDRIFAGPQFVVAWIGAHLKALTGRGER, via the coding sequence ATGAGTGAGCCGACCGACAAGACCGCCCCGCCGGCGCCCTCCGATCCGGTTCGCCTGATCGCACGCAAGACCGCGTGGGGGCCGATGGAGATCATTTTCTGGCTGGCCGCGCTGGCCTCGGTCTTCTTCCTCCCGAAGAGCTATCTCCTGCTCAACGACATCGCCATCCTGGCGCTGTTCGCGCTCTCGCTCGACCTGCTGCTCGGCTATGCCGGCATCCTGTCGCTCGGCCACGCCGCCTTTTTCGGGCTCGGCGCCTATGCCGCCGGGCTGTTCTCCATCCACGTATCGGCGGAACCGGTCACGGGCCTGCTGGTCGCCGGCGTCGCCGCCGGCATCCTCGGCTTCCTGTCGAGCTTCCTGGTGCTGCGCGGCAGCGATCTCACCCGGCTGATGATCACCCTCGGCGTCGCCCTGATGCTGCTGGAGGCGGCCAACCAGTGGCGCTCTCTCACCGGCGGCGCGGACGGTCTGAGCGGCATGGTCATGGACCCGATCCTGGGGATGTTCGCATTCGACCTGTGGGGCAAGACGGCCTACATCTATTCGCTGACCACCCTGTTCATCCTGTTCGTGATCGCCCGGCGCCTGGTCAATGCGCCGTTCGGGCTCTCGCTCAAGGCCGTGAAGGGCAACTGGACCCGCGCCACCACCGTCGGCGTGGCCGGCAACCGGCGCCTCGTGGCGATCTACACCATCGCCGCCGTCTATGCCGGGATCGCCGGCGGACTGCTCGCCCAGACGTCCCAGTTCGTCTCCCTCGACGTGCTGGCGTTCCAGCGCTCGGCGGACGGGCTGCTGGTGCTGGTGATCGGCGGCACGGGCTACCTCTATGGCGGACTGATCGGCGCGATCATCTTCAAGCTGATGCACGACACGATCGCTGCGCTGACCCCGCAATACTGGCTGTTCTGGCTCGGTCTCGTGCTGGTCGTGATCGTCATGGTGGGGCGGGACCGGATCTTCGCCGGTCCGCAGTTCGTGGTGGCCTGGATCGGTGCGCACCTCAAGGCGCTGACGGGGAGGGGCGAGCGATGA
- a CDS encoding ABC transporter ATP-binding protein has product MTPILETDSLVCRFGGLVATNDVSLKLNEGARHALIGPNGAGKTTFINLLTGALKPTSGTIRLEGVDVTREPAHKRAARGMSRTFQINQLFADLTPLETVTFAVLERQNHGIDPFRSVAGHRAEIDEAASILERFRLGDVMDWKTSDLPYGKQRLLEIAVAIAAKPKVLLLDEPAAGVPEEERHEILDMVNGLPKSVAVLLIEHDMDLVFSFAERISVLVQGALLVEGTTEEVANDPAVRTAYLGEDADE; this is encoded by the coding sequence ATGACACCGATCCTGGAAACGGACTCGCTGGTCTGCCGCTTCGGCGGGCTGGTGGCCACCAACGACGTCTCGCTGAAGCTGAACGAAGGCGCCCGCCACGCCCTGATCGGGCCCAACGGCGCGGGCAAGACCACCTTCATCAACCTTCTCACCGGCGCCCTGAAGCCCACCTCGGGGACCATCCGGCTGGAGGGCGTGGACGTGACCCGCGAGCCCGCGCACAAGCGGGCCGCGCGGGGCATGTCCCGGACGTTCCAGATCAATCAGCTTTTTGCCGACCTGACGCCGCTGGAGACGGTCACCTTTGCGGTGCTGGAACGCCAGAACCACGGGATCGATCCGTTCCGGTCCGTTGCCGGCCACCGCGCCGAGATCGACGAGGCCGCCTCTATTCTGGAGCGGTTCCGGCTCGGCGACGTGATGGACTGGAAGACGTCCGACCTGCCCTACGGCAAGCAGCGCCTCCTGGAGATTGCCGTGGCGATCGCGGCCAAGCCGAAGGTGCTGCTTCTTGACGAGCCGGCCGCCGGCGTGCCGGAGGAGGAGCGCCACGAGATCCTCGACATGGTCAACGGCCTGCCGAAGAGCGTGGCCGTCCTTCTGATCGAGCACGACATGGATCTGGTGTTCTCGTTCGCCGAGCGGATTTCCGTGCTGGTCCAGGGGGCTCTCCTGGTCGAGGGCACGACCGAAGAGGTCGCCAACGACCCGGCGGTCCGCACCGCCTATCTCGGGGAGGATGCCGATGAGTGA
- a CDS encoding branched-chain amino acid ABC transporter permease, with translation MLTILFDGIAYGMLLFVLACGLAVTLGLMNFVNLAHGAFAMAGGYLTVVLMNSYGVSFFLCLPFAFLFSALIGVVLERTLYRHLYDRSHLDQVLFSVGLIFMAISAVDFFMGARQQIVTLPDILRGRIEIFGVPVGVYRLFIIFMCALIMVGLQYALAYTRFGSRLRAAVDDGRVARGLGINVSIVFAVTFAVGSGLAGLGGALGADILGLDPTFPLRFMIYFLIVVTVGGTSSITGPFVASLILGIADVAGKYYFPALGSFVIYAVTIGLLLWRPYGLVSKEGAR, from the coding sequence ATGCTGACCATTCTCTTCGACGGCATTGCCTACGGCATGCTCCTGTTCGTGCTCGCCTGCGGGCTGGCCGTCACCCTGGGCCTCATGAACTTCGTGAACCTCGCCCACGGCGCGTTCGCCATGGCCGGCGGCTACCTGACCGTCGTCCTGATGAACAGCTACGGCGTGTCGTTCTTCCTCTGCCTGCCGTTCGCCTTCCTGTTTTCCGCCCTGATCGGGGTGGTCCTCGAACGGACGCTCTATCGCCACCTCTACGACCGCAGCCACCTGGACCAGGTGCTGTTCTCCGTCGGTCTCATCTTCATGGCGATCTCGGCGGTCGACTTCTTCATGGGCGCCCGCCAGCAGATCGTCACGCTGCCGGACATCCTGCGCGGACGGATCGAGATCTTCGGCGTGCCCGTCGGGGTCTACCGGCTGTTCATCATCTTCATGTGCGCCCTGATCATGGTCGGGCTGCAGTACGCGCTGGCCTATACGCGGTTCGGAAGCCGGCTGCGCGCCGCGGTCGATGACGGCCGCGTGGCACGGGGGCTGGGCATCAATGTCAGCATCGTCTTCGCCGTCACCTTCGCCGTCGGCTCCGGCCTGGCCGGACTGGGCGGGGCGCTCGGCGCCGACATCCTGGGCCTCGATCCGACCTTTCCGCTGCGCTTCATGATCTACTTCCTGATCGTCGTCACCGTCGGTGGCACGTCGTCCATCACCGGTCCGTTCGTCGCCTCGCTGATCCTCGGGATCGCGGACGTGGCCGGGAAATACTACTTCCCCGCGCTCGGCTCGTTCGTGATTTACGCGGTGACCATCGGGCTGCTTCTGTGGCGGCCCTACGGTCTTGTCTCCAAGGAGGGCGCGCGATGA
- a CDS encoding ABC transporter substrate-binding protein has translation MISKRFLTKAGVVAATLVISGAAFAQDTVKVGLILPMTGPFASTGRQVSTAAEAYMDVHGSEVAGKEIELIIEDDGGVPDQTKRIAQELVVNEDVDILAGFGLTPLAFATAPIASQAKVPMVVMSAGTSSITEKSPYIARTSFTLAQSTVPLAKWAAENDIKSVVTVVADYAPGIDSENSFSKEFESHGGEIVEKIRVPVANPDFAPFLQRVRDLEPDAVFVFVPSGVGSAFMKQFRDRGLDEAGIQLIGTGDVTDDDILNDMGDVAKGVITTHIYSAAHESELNDTFKEAFRAAGGERPNFMAVGGWDGMALIYQALEKTGGDTDGDALIEAMKGLAWESPRGPISIDPETRDIIQDIYYREVKDVDGELYNVEFGKEEAVKDPVKAGQ, from the coding sequence ATGATTTCGAAACGGTTTCTGACAAAAGCCGGCGTGGTCGCGGCCACCCTTGTGATTTCGGGCGCCGCTTTCGCGCAGGACACGGTGAAGGTCGGGCTGATCCTGCCGATGACCGGACCGTTCGCATCGACCGGCCGACAGGTCTCCACCGCCGCGGAAGCGTACATGGACGTTCACGGCAGCGAGGTCGCCGGCAAGGAAATCGAACTCATCATCGAGGACGACGGCGGCGTTCCGGACCAGACCAAGCGCATCGCCCAGGAACTGGTGGTCAACGAGGACGTCGACATCCTGGCCGGGTTCGGCCTGACGCCGCTGGCCTTCGCGACGGCCCCGATCGCCAGCCAGGCCAAGGTGCCGATGGTGGTGATGTCGGCGGGTACGTCGTCGATCACGGAGAAGTCCCCGTACATCGCCCGCACCTCGTTCACGCTGGCCCAGTCCACGGTTCCGCTCGCGAAATGGGCTGCGGAGAACGACATCAAGTCGGTCGTCACCGTCGTCGCCGACTACGCACCGGGCATCGACAGCGAGAACTCGTTCTCCAAGGAGTTCGAGAGCCACGGCGGCGAGATCGTCGAGAAGATCCGCGTGCCGGTCGCCAATCCGGACTTCGCCCCGTTCCTGCAGCGGGTGCGCGACCTGGAGCCGGACGCGGTGTTCGTGTTCGTGCCGTCGGGCGTGGGCTCTGCCTTCATGAAGCAGTTCCGCGATCGCGGGCTCGACGAAGCCGGCATCCAGCTGATCGGTACCGGTGACGTCACCGACGACGACATCCTCAACGACATGGGCGACGTGGCCAAGGGCGTGATCACCACGCACATCTACTCCGCCGCCCACGAGTCGGAGCTGAACGACACCTTCAAGGAAGCGTTCCGCGCGGCCGGCGGCGAGCGGCCGAACTTCATGGCCGTCGGCGGCTGGGACGGCATGGCGCTGATCTATCAGGCGCTGGAGAAGACCGGCGGCGACACCGACGGCGATGCCCTCATCGAGGCGATGAAGGGCCTGGCCTGGGAGAGCCCCCGCGGCCCGATCTCCATCGACCCGGAGACCCGCGACATCATCCAGGACATCTACTATCGCGAGGTCAAGGACGTCGACGGCGAGCTCTACAACGTCGAGTTCGGCAAGGAAGAGGCCGTGAAGGACCCGGTCAAGGCCGGCCAGTAA
- a CDS encoding ABC transporter ATP-binding protein, which translates to MSELLRVEELVAGYGPAVVLTGVSFKLEEGESLALLGRNGTGKTTLINSLVGVTTYKSGRIVFDGKDIARTPVESRAALGLGWVPQERNIFRSLSVEENLTATARPGTWTLERVYELFPRLAERKTNMGNQLSGGEQQMLAVARALMLNPRLLLLDEPLEGLAPIIVDELMGVLHRVVSEEGLSAIIVEQKARKILNETDKAIILDRGSVIHESASRDLLADDAMLSSHLGVAQGAARPGA; encoded by the coding sequence ATGAGTGAGCTTCTTCGCGTCGAAGAGCTGGTCGCCGGCTACGGGCCCGCGGTTGTGCTCACCGGGGTGTCGTTCAAGCTGGAGGAGGGGGAATCGCTTGCCCTTCTCGGCCGCAACGGCACCGGCAAGACGACCCTGATCAACAGCCTCGTCGGCGTGACCACCTACAAGTCGGGCCGGATCGTCTTCGACGGCAAGGACATCGCCCGCACGCCGGTGGAGTCCCGTGCCGCGCTCGGCCTCGGCTGGGTTCCCCAGGAGCGCAACATCTTCCGCTCGCTTTCGGTGGAAGAGAACCTGACCGCCACCGCGCGGCCCGGCACCTGGACGCTCGAGCGCGTCTACGAGCTGTTTCCGCGGCTCGCCGAGCGCAAGACCAACATGGGCAACCAGCTGTCGGGCGGCGAGCAGCAGATGCTCGCCGTCGCGCGCGCCCTGATGCTCAATCCCCGCCTGCTTCTGCTCGACGAGCCGCTGGAAGGTCTCGCCCCGATCATCGTCGACGAGCTGATGGGCGTGCTCCACCGGGTGGTCAGCGAAGAGGGGCTGTCGGCCATCATCGTGGAACAGAAGGCGCGCAAGATCCTGAACGAGACCGACAAGGCCATCATTCTGGATCGCGGATCGGTCATTCACGAGAGCGCCAGCCGCGACCTGCTCGCCGACGATGCGATGCTTTCCTCGCATCTCGGCGTTGCCCAGGGAGCGGCGCGGCCTGGCGCGTGA
- a CDS encoding imelysin family protein, whose protein sequence is MFRKLAFAAAATTLAFSGSAMAQSPAEVLTTYADIAHAGYEDSLKTAQALDAAIDNLIANPGEDTLLAAKAAWIAARAPYQQTEAYRFGNPVVDDWEGKVNAWPLDEGLIDYVDASYGTESDANELYTVNVIANPKLTVNGEEVDATEITADLLQNTLHEAEEVEANVATGYHAIEFLLWGQDLNGTEAGAGSRPATDYATGDDCTHGNCDRRGEYLKAASELLISDLKDIVAAWGEDGEARQNLMDDEQAGLAAILTGMGSLSYGELAGERMKLGLLLHDPEEEHDCFADNTHNSHYFDQIGIQNVYTGRYRRIDGTVVEGPSISDLVEAKAPEVNQELLEKIHATVAAMAIMRARAESVEAYDQMIGEGNDIGNAVVQAAIDGLIDQTRSIERAVAALELNAIEFEGSDSLDNPNAVFQ, encoded by the coding sequence ATGTTCCGAAAGCTCGCATTCGCGGCCGCAGCCACGACGCTGGCGTTCAGCGGCTCCGCGATGGCGCAGTCGCCGGCGGAGGTGCTGACCACCTATGCCGACATCGCGCACGCCGGCTATGAGGACTCGCTGAAGACCGCCCAGGCGCTGGATGCCGCGATCGACAACCTTATCGCCAATCCGGGCGAGGACACGCTGCTGGCCGCCAAGGCCGCCTGGATCGCCGCGCGCGCTCCCTACCAGCAGACCGAGGCCTATCGGTTCGGCAACCCGGTCGTCGACGACTGGGAGGGCAAGGTGAACGCCTGGCCGCTGGACGAGGGTCTGATCGACTATGTCGACGCCTCCTACGGCACCGAGTCGGACGCCAACGAACTCTACACGGTCAACGTGATCGCCAATCCCAAGCTAACGGTGAACGGCGAAGAGGTCGACGCGACCGAGATTACCGCGGATCTGCTGCAGAACACCCTGCACGAGGCCGAGGAGGTCGAGGCCAACGTCGCCACCGGCTACCACGCCATCGAGTTCCTGCTCTGGGGTCAGGACCTGAACGGCACGGAAGCGGGCGCGGGAAGCCGTCCGGCGACCGACTATGCCACCGGTGACGACTGCACCCACGGCAACTGCGACCGGCGCGGCGAGTACCTGAAGGCCGCCTCCGAGCTGCTCATCTCCGACCTCAAGGACATCGTGGCGGCCTGGGGCGAGGACGGCGAGGCCCGCCAGAACCTGATGGACGACGAGCAGGCCGGCCTGGCCGCGATCCTGACCGGCATGGGGTCCCTTTCCTACGGCGAACTCGCCGGCGAGCGGATGAAGCTCGGCCTCCTGCTCCACGATCCGGAGGAGGAGCATGACTGCTTCGCCGACAACACCCACAACTCGCACTATTTCGACCAGATCGGCATTCAGAACGTCTACACCGGCCGCTATCGCCGCATCGACGGCACCGTGGTCGAAGGGCCGTCGATCAGCGATCTGGTCGAGGCGAAGGCCCCTGAGGTGAACCAGGAGCTTCTGGAGAAGATCCACGCTACCGTGGCCGCCATGGCGATCATGCGCGCCCGGGCGGAATCGGTCGAGGCCTATGACCAGATGATCGGCGAAGGCAACGATATCGGCAACGCGGTGGTCCAGGCCGCGATCGACGGCCTCATCGATCAGACCCGGTCGATCGAGCGCGCCGTGGCCGCGCTGGAGCTCAACGCGATCGAGTTCGAAGGCTCCGACAGCCTGGACAACCCGAATGCGGTCTTCCAGTAA
- a CDS encoding PDR/VanB family oxidoreductase → MKGRLDWRDAKVVRAETIAADIRQIEFDVAGGVPAFQPGSHVTVSVALDHGRAERSYSCLPAPAGRIRIAVKRHEASRGGSRYMWRLAEGDEVRLSLPENRFELSWQTRDYLLVAGGIGITPILGMAEALAERDARVRLLYGVHRRDQLAFDRDVKASLGARAEIFVAEDGGRIDLASAIDELAADGELYICGPLPMLQEAKALWADRGRPSSRLRYEVFGDSGAEPERPFQVRILNMDITVGVRPDQSLLDALDAAGVEMISDCRRGECGLCSVGIVDLNGRIDHRDVFFSEEEKQANTAMCACVSRLAEGEAVIDIGYRG, encoded by the coding sequence ATGAAGGGTCGTCTGGACTGGCGCGACGCGAAGGTCGTCCGTGCCGAAACCATCGCGGCGGATATCCGCCAGATCGAGTTCGACGTGGCCGGTGGCGTGCCGGCCTTCCAGCCGGGCTCCCACGTGACGGTCTCCGTCGCCCTCGACCACGGGCGGGCCGAGCGCAGCTACAGCTGTCTCCCGGCGCCGGCCGGTCGGATCCGGATCGCGGTCAAGCGCCACGAAGCCAGCCGCGGCGGCTCCCGCTACATGTGGCGCCTCGCCGAGGGCGACGAGGTCCGCCTGAGCCTGCCGGAGAACCGGTTCGAACTGTCATGGCAGACCCGGGATTATCTTCTCGTCGCCGGGGGTATCGGCATCACGCCGATCCTGGGCATGGCGGAAGCGCTCGCCGAGCGCGATGCCAGGGTCCGGCTTCTCTACGGCGTCCATCGCCGCGATCAGCTGGCTTTCGACCGCGATGTGAAGGCGTCCCTGGGAGCGCGGGCCGAGATCTTCGTGGCCGAGGACGGCGGGCGGATCGATCTCGCGTCGGCCATCGACGAGCTCGCTGCGGACGGCGAACTCTATATCTGCGGGCCGTTGCCGATGCTGCAGGAAGCGAAGGCGCTGTGGGCCGATCGCGGCCGACCGTCGAGCCGGCTGCGCTACGAGGTGTTCGGCGATTCAGGGGCCGAGCCGGAGCGCCCGTTCCAGGTCCGGATCCTGAACATGGACATCACCGTCGGCGTGCGCCCGGACCAGTCGCTGCTCGATGCGCTCGACGCCGCCGGCGTGGAGATGATCTCCGATTGCCGGCGCGGCGAGTGCGGCCTGTGCTCGGTGGGGATCGTCGACCTCAACGGTCGGATCGACCATCGCGACGTGTTTTTCTCCGAGGAGGAGAAGCAGGCGAACACCGCCATGTGCGCCTGCGTCTCTCGGCTGGCCGAGGGCGAAGCCGTCATCGACATCGGCTACCGGGGCTAA